Within Malus domestica chromosome 04, GDT2T_hap1, the genomic segment CTGCTAGTGTTGGGTGGGGTGCTGGTGTTGATCATTCAGGCATGTCATCTGCACGCAGGAATGCTCTTGGATGGCAATGGTTTAAGGATCCCAGATTGGATTGCCTTGGTTTCAGAGGGATCTTCCCGTCGGATACATTACGTGAGTTTTTAACCCTTGGCTGCTTTTGAGCTTTGGATGTGGGATACTTCTTCACAGACCTTGTTAATTAAGCTAcgccttttttcttctttcattgcAGCACCTTTGGTTGAAGCTGACAAAGAAACAGATGAACAGAATTACCGTCTATGGagaatagaaaatggagttgcagaaggCTCAACAGAGATCCCAAAAGGTGCATCTTACTTCCTTCCCGACGCTatacttgaatttttaataaatccCGAATAATATCTACGATATAAAACTCAAATGTTCTTTGTTCATGATTTACTTGGTAAGATTTGGCCTTCATTCTCCGTGAGTGGTTCTATTTTGTCCTGGAATTGCCTAGACCCAAGAAAATGTAGTTTTATGTTATCCCATGTACGTTCTGTCGTCTGAACGTGTAATTATCATGTCTAGGTGAGGCAATTCCTCTTGAGTATAACCTGGTGGGTCTAAATGCAATTAGCTTTCACAAGGGGTGTTATGTGGGCCAAGAGCTTATAGCTCGTACACACCACCGAGGGGTCATTCGCAAACGCTTGCTTCCTTTAAGGTTTCTCGAGGAAAACGGAGAAGGTAATCAGCCTTCCAATTCAACtttcataattttatttgtCCAGTATGTTTCCAGAGTCCCAACCCTTAACTTTCTGTTATTTCAGAAGCAGAGCAGAAAGTTGCTCCTGGCTCCGAAGTGATTGATAGCGCCACGGGAAAGAAAGTCGGGACTGTCACAACTCAACTCGGGTGCCGTGGGCTGGGTGTCTTGCGTTTGGACGAAGCCTTCAAGGGATCAAGTACATTGACCATACAAGGACAGAAAGATACAAGGGTTGAGGCTATTAAACCAGATTGGTGGCCTGCTGAATGGCTTCAACAGCATCAACATCAAAGTGCAGTTGCTTAGAATGATGGTGTTGCCCTCTACAGACTTGTTTGATCCTGCATGCCGTCGCCGTGCCGGCAGTAAATGTACTTctatacatttatttattttgattgttgaaataaaataaaagaatgtgTTTCATTGAAATGATGAGACGAGCCGTTTTGGGGCTGCTATGCCAATACTTCTGTTGATTCCAACTCTTCCTAATAAGGGTATGAGATTGCAAGCGTTGAATACAACACAAAACTCCTACACGATTGTTGCTGCACTTCTTCTTCTGTCTTTTCGGATGCTTTAGTTTAACTTTCTGGATTTTTTTTGAGTTTGACTttaaactaaatgaaaataagtTTGATTGGTTCCTAATCTTTGAAGCATTTTTCAAACTCCCGCACCTGATCGCTGTAACGCCAATATCTGATCGCTATGGGTCATCAATATTTAATTTTGATCAGTAATGGAGTTTTCATATGTCTTCAACAATAACAAAGCCTTATCTCACTAAATGGGTCGGTTacatgaatcctagaacgctattgcgctcggttttgtgccatgtcttccgttagatccaagtagtccaagtcttttcttagtctctttccaagtcttctTAGGTCTTCATCTATTCCTTTAACCCTGAGCTTCTTTCTCGTAATTGTTATCATATCTTCTAGATCCGtctttatatatttaattttgttttgatttctgATCAATCAAATATATTTGACGTGAAAGAAATTAGCCGTGTGTTGGTTTTCGGTCCTTCTGAAGAGGAAATGACATTCCATGACATGGTATCAGCTGAAGCCGATGATTTTATTAGTTATTGTCTAACTGAAAAATTATACATTACTAATGATGCAACCAGCACCAGACTTTGAACAGTAACCAGAATACATCCCTAAAATGTATGAGAAACCATCGGATAGAATTTCACAGATGGAACAAATGAATCTCAACTCTCCTTTCAATTTCCTCGACTTTCACCTCGAAGGCTGGCTTTCCAAACATAGATTACAAGTAATCACAGGGAGGTCATTTAGCTGGTTCGCCACTAAGGGTGCAACTCCATTGAGGCCTCACTTTCCGGGGTTAACATCTGCAGCAGTTTATTCCACATGGAAAATGGCAGTGGTATCAGGAACTGGCTCCGAGGTTGTTCAGCTCCTGAATGACTTCCGCCATTGTTGGCCTGTTGTCAGGAAGCTCGTGGGTGCACACCAGTGCGATTTTTGCTAGTGCAGCTGCTTCAGGTTCTGAGAATTTCCCTTTCAGGTTGGCATCGACAAATTCTTCATATCTGCATGATTCTGCAGCTGATCGCATTGAACTACTAAGTTGCAGTTTCCCAGATATAACCTGAAGGATGATGACTCCGAATGCGTATATATCACTCTTCTCAGTGAAACGACCCGTGGTGATGTATTCAGGAGCTAGGTATCCCATGGCGGCACTTGTTTTAAGAGTGGAGAAGACAACATCATCGGCTAGCAACTTAGGAAGGCCAGAGTCCAAAATCAATGGGTTAGACTGCTGATCAAGGAGAACCTTGTCAACCGATATGTTTTGGTGGATTATGCCAGGTTTAGTTGCTTCACTGCTGTGTAAATATCCGATACCTGGTCGgaaaataacaaataatatCACAAACAACATACTGGaatatgcacacacacatggACGGGTCATTCTAGTGAAGATAACTTACCTTTTGATATGCCGTTGACGATAGCGACTCTCTTGGACCACTCGAGGACTTCATTCGTTCCATCTCCTACATCAAGATATCGAGAGAGGTTTCCCTTGGGAATGAAATCATAGATAAGGAAGCATTCACCCCGGCCCCTAGAGCAGCAGAAACCTTTAAGCTTGACAATGTTTTCATGTCTCAGTGAAAATAACAGTTCTAGTCCTTTCAAAAATTCAGATTCTTCAGACTTGCAGCTGGTCACATTAACGCTCCTTACAGCCACAAGAGAACCATCTCTTAGAACTCCTTTGTAGACAGAAGAGAACTTGCTTCTCCCCAATAAATTCACCTCGGAGAAGTATTGGGTTGCAGACTCTACATCTTCCATGTTGAACCAGTATTTATTCAAATACTCCTGGGAGAGACCAATTCCGTTCCGACCATCAGCCAAGGGATCCCATCCGTTAGCGTACTCAAGACTCACAAGTGGAGAGGGACTTCTCCTGTAGAAATCCCTGGCCTGATCAGTGCTAAGACGACCATCAGAAGGATCTGACGTATTTCCAATCTTTTGTTTTCGTTGCCTGTACCGGATAAGGGCTAGAAATACTGCCCCAGCCAAAGTGACAGAGAGGGCAATAACGCCTGCAACAACTGCACCTTTCGGAAACTTGGTCGATTTTCTGCAATGGGTTTGGTTGCAAGACGCTTGGACATCTACAGATTCAGGGTTAGCTTTTGGAGTGGAATCAGTTATGTTTGGTCCAAGTGGTAGTCCATGAGCATTCACGTTGTCCATGTCAAAAGATGTGCAAGCTCGCAATTTAGAAAATCCAACTCCACATAATCTTGGGTTGTTCTCGCACTGGAATCCTTCTTTTAATCGTTTCAAAGCTTTCATTACAAATTATGGAAATAATCAGAACGGTGAAAATACACAGAAAATGCCAAGCGAAGAAAATAGAAACAACAAACGATTTATGAAAATAAGTGAGGATGGATTGAATAGACATACCATGAGGGGCAACTCCAGAAAGCGAGTTGCTTCGGATATCTAGGACTTCCAAGGATGGGATATCAGCTAGTTTTGCAGGAATTGTACCGAAGAACTTATTGAAGCTCAGATCAAGCCTTTTAAGCACTCCCAGGTTCCCCAAGCTTGCAGGAATTTGACCGGTTAGTTTGTTATACTGCAAAGCAATAACACTTAGCCTCTTTAAGGATCCCATCTGGGTTGGTATATTTCCTGTCAGCTGGTTACAACATAGCTGTAGAACTGCGAAAGACcaagaagaaaacaagaaaaattattatatatggAATGGGATTAAGCCAAGAACAACTAAATGTAAATGAGCAATTGAAGATGAAACATCGATAGACATAAATCGAAGAATATACACTTGACTAGCAACCAAATCATAACCAGGAAAAACAAACCATCTTTACAATATAAGATGAAAAAAGAAATCAAGTAAGACGAGTGAGCTTCATTTCCTGGAAACCAAACACCAATTTCTCCTCGGGAAATGATTTCTGCACGCCCCTTTTCTCATTCTCCGTTTATTTTTCTCCCTTGATCTCAAAGGCCAGACAAAAATCTGAAGGAGTGTGCGGAAATCGCTTCCCTCTCTTCTTTCGTCGTCTTCTTGTCTTGCTCGTCTAAGGGAGAAAACATGACTATAAAATTCACCCAATTATACTAGTTCAAATAGCAGAATTGAACTGAGTTTTGACGAAAAATCAAAGCTTTTCACCACTACATTACGCTATTTCACCCAGTAATTATCCATTCTTACCTACAAAAAGACGGAAATTTATTTCTCTCAGAAACTGAAACATTTCAGACCAAAAAAATTACCAACCTTGGAGACTAGTCATGTTCCCAATCTCGGAAGGAACACCCCCAGTTAGATTATTGATGTTGAGATACAGATCAGTGAGTTCGGTGAGATACGAAATCTCTTTAGGAATCTCTCCTGACAAGTTGTTGTAGTGCAAGTACAGACCCGACAAGCACTTAAGCTCCGCCACTGCCGGTGAGACCCGACCCGAGAGACCCTTCCCCACCAAAGAAACATTGGCCACTTTGCGGTGCTCGTTGCAGGCCACGCCTTCGAATGAACCACTACACGGGTCACCTTCTTTGGTCCACGACTTCAAAACCCTGCCTTCCGGGTCCAGAGAGGCCTTCAACTCCATCAGAGCTCCGAGCTCGGCATTCCCACAAACAGGTGGTGGGGTAGAACATGCGAGCAGAATAAACAGAGAAACGAGAAAATGAATCAAACCCATGTGTGATTTCGGGTCAAAAACTCGAACTTTGTCCGAAATTCTTGATCTTCAGTGCTCACAGTAGAAACCCATGTTGCTTTTGCTACTAAGTCGGTGAggttttgtgtatttttttgTCAGGTAATgcagatgagagagagagagagagagagagagagagagcacaaaGGAATGGTGCAGTATATTCAAAACGGAGAGTGCAATAACTTCCAACTTTTTAGAGTTGCAGAGACAGGTTCACATTTGGATTGGGGTTTAGATTTGGGGTTGACAGTTGTCTTTGATGGCTTTTGACGATTGGCGCATTTTTTGCATCGTGGATTGGAATTTTGGTAGAAAGGTTGATGTCATTTGGTCGTCAGACCTCGAGTGCTGTAAAAAGGAATAACACAATGGAGTAGTTTTCATTCATCTTTTGCATGCGCTTTATTTTTACAGAAAAGCAAAGGGTACTCCCCAGATTTTATAGCGTATATGGTCGGATTATCGTATGTTATTGTATAATTAGagaatatattttttaagtgtCCTTTTAGTTGTATAAGAGCAACTCTATCGTTGCGTATCACTTTGGAGATAGGCAACTCAATCCACCCATTCTTTTCAAAACACTTCAGCCCACTCGGACAATTGGATTCAAGGTGAGCCCGATGGATAAGTCAAACAATAATCGCCTGACCTAGCAACCTGCTTATGTGATGCAAGGTTGATGTCACCATGACATAAACcacaatttaaattattaaaaaaatgataaaaatggttaaaattataaaaactgttgatgcacaaaaccagaggtcttggaacaacgaaAATCTGACCGTggatctgcaagaaatgtaaataacacaagatgtatcgtggttcaccccaatgtttgggctacgtccacactgattatgtatttatctgagatgTGAGGAAGAGAAcatctgaatatgagaggggatgtgagaggggtgagaaggcttcagaaatggcctcttctaattgtgagggtgaggggttcttttatagaataaggactcttcacttattacatatttgcccattcctttaacacataattacatttaagtccatcgagtatttgtacgagatctaaatacgaggccctaaatatggtataaacagtagtcccccaagtctaaagttaagagagtcttttggctggagacttgaaattcagtccatgtgtgggccgaagtaactagatgttgtcttgaactgatgttcgatatgaggcggtgttcAATCTGAAataatgctcaactagaagtagcacatgctgcgaggctgcttggctcgtggcttatgttgccttggttggctcggtttgtggcgttgaaggtgagggagtcccttttatagaataagggctcgttcctcaatacatgaatgatgggctagagttgatgctctctaatgatggtgagggagtcccttttataaaataagggctcgcacctcagtacatgaataatgggttaagagtgatgctcgtggcgaggcggttgctcagctgggggcgatgctctctaacaaaggtgagggagtcccttttatagaataaggtctcactcctcaatacataaatatgggctagagttgatgctcgcggggaggcggttgctcagtaggcggcgatgctctctaatgatggtgagggagtcatttttatagaataagggcttactcatcaatacataaatacgggctagagttgatgttctctaatggtggtgagggagtcccttttatagaataagggctcgcacctcaatacatgaatgattggctagagtcccccaagtatttttcatgagtgctctctaatgaaagtgagggagtcccttttatagaataagggctcactccttagtacatagataatgggcaaagtcccccaagtatttttcatgaagcccagttgaggcccaatatatggtacatagtgtagtcccccaagtctccggtcaatagagtctgttggctggagacttcaaattgaatccttttatgggccgaaatggcggttgttcggaggcggtatttgtataccctacactgaagctttataggtgaagctttgcatgtgaagctttgaagctggatctctgtaaatgaagctttcgaagctggagctctgtaaatgaagcttttgaagctagagcttttgtaaatgaagcttttgaagctaattgacatgagtgatgctcatggatgttgacatgagtgatgctcatgaatgtttatgtatgattggatgagtgatgctcatgaatgtttatgtatgattgacatgagtcaTGCTCATGTatgagtactaggcgtacttttaatcacctggttggtggcatgaaggagagtacgggttgtacatttcatcacctggttggtggcatgaatggctagttgccaaatgatattagagtacgggttgtacatttcatcatctggttggtggtaatagcggtaagttgccaaataatttttggagtactgggcgtacttttgatcacctggttggagctattttgggcttatggaccttcgccctctacacaacattccagcccatttattttgggctttgcctttttttttttttaccctctgatggggtttatacagatgtctccgaaagataaaaaataatttacaccattcagaaacaagaaaagtaaatcacatcattctggtggggtgtttattccttgcttttgctttctgctgcactctctctgtctcttcacCTGATAGACAAAAGGAATCGTAATAATAGGAACCTTATGATTTTgccccttttcttcttttctctttcttctttgctcttttctttttctgctgtaTTGCAGGTTTACTGCATGGGTGAGGAGCGCAAAACCCTAGCAAAAGGTGGGTAGTCCAGCTGTAAAAGGTCAGTATCCAGGTGCTTtatccctttttcttttcctgctGCATTGCAGGTTGTTGAGTGGGAGGCATTTGGACAGCTGCCTAGTTCTTAGCAGCCTCACCGATTAGTCTCTCATTGTCAGAGAAAACCACCCATGAAGGGGTGATACGGTTACCCTGGTCATTGGCTATGATTTCCACGTGACCATTCTTGTAAACACCAACACAGGAATAAGTGGTTCCAAGATCAATTCTAATGATTGTTCGAACTTGGTCACTTCTTCTTCCGCGATGGAAATTGCAAAAAGGCATCTGAATGTGACCATCGCAAGCATGACGAGAGATCCTCAAGCTCTCCACGAGCCAGCCATGGCGTCTGCGCAGAACGAAAACTCTCCGCGTCTTCTCTCTACGTCCGAGGATGACGGCGTCCTTAGGGTGGATGTAGTGGTCGACAGCCTAGCGGACGGTGTGTGCGCTCTCGTCAGAGAAGTTGACGATGACACCGAGCTTGCGGAGGGCTCCGGCGGTGGGGGTGGGAGTGGTGACGAGGGGAGTTGGGGTGGTGGATTATGATATGGGGGAGTTGGGAAAGCTGCTGCATGTGATTCATTTGGGTTTTGCAGAAGCTGCCCACAAGTTCATACATATATCTATGACAAACTTCGAATAATTATAATGTGGATGATAATATATGAAACTCACGAGCCATTGAGCCACTCGGGGTCGATGAAGTTGCCATCGCCTTTAACCGCCGGGTTCCAAGACTTCTTTGCCATAACAGCAACCACAATGAACCTCTTAGGAGTAGGAGAAACACCACCAACCTTGCTTCCAACGGTGGCAGCAGAGAGCAAGGCCTGACTTCTCTTGCCCTCACATAAGAAGGCTGCCGAGTTCAACCCTTTGAGCCCCGCACCGGTGGTTGCtgccatctctctctcccccctcttTCTTTCTAGAACTAAGAAAAAATAGAGACTCAGAGAGTTTTTCTGGTGGCAATAAATGTTTGAGAGTTGTTTGGGTGGTGGTGTTTTCTCACCgtgagttttagagagagagagtttgcgGTGTTTTGTTTGAAGAGGTGAAAGAGATCAGAAGCAACAGAGAGAATTTTGGTTGTCAtttgggttttgcagatccatggtggacagtggtgaggttgtgaaggtttcacggtggtgagatggaaAATTGAAatagaaccgacatagttttttgtgtcgattcccatagacggcgccaaatgttgatgcacaaaaccggaggtcttggaacaacgtaaatctgaccgtgaatctgcaagaaatgtaaataacacaagatgtatcgtgtttcaccctaaggtttgggctatgtccacattgattatgtatttatctaagatgtgagggagagaacctctgaatatgagaggggacgTAAGAGGGGTGATaaggcttcagaaatggcctcctctaattgtgagggtgatgggtccttttatagaataaggactccttacttattacatatttgcccattcctttatcacataattacatttaagtccctcgagtatttgtacgagatctaaatacgaggccctaaatatggtataaacaaaaaccaattaaaaatataaaaaaattatatataaatatatacacacacacacataaccaCGTTCTTTCACTTTacactacatttcaatattttcaaatattttaaaccaatattttattataatttgaaatttgaaataaaaatattttattattttgtaaaataaaaaatactaatattttaatacgaattgCCTGAGCTATTCAATTTATGGGTAAAGATGCACTGAGGCAGCTATTGTTCACTGCACAAAGTTATTGTTCATTTAAAGGGATTAAGTTGCCTATTACCTAGGAGCCTTACTACACTAGAAGTGCTCTAATAATGTGTGATGTTTGTGTTTtgggcacattgaaaaatctctactCAAATTGAGACTCTCCATGCTCTGTCACCTCACATTTTATTGTCAACTTTTGTGCCAACATTAAAACATTGTGTCAAAAATATGAACCTCCTTAGAGTAATGCTAAGTAGACCAATTTTGTGGACTaaattgcaaactaaatgatgtgttaccaataaaaaataagtatgttaattaatatttaagtgataatctaattatcaacttgcatgtcatttagtttacaaaattttatctacaaatttagtttctctagcattacccgtctcattaacatttctcttatttttgtttttgaaaatttgaaatatgatgctttatttttattcttattttgtctttttttttgggtaaagattcttattttgttttaagCAACATACTTTTGAAACTTTAGGTACACTATTTAATGTTTGGGGTGTTTCTATATAGATCCAAATTTCATAGGCTTATATGTCTTCAGTGGTTACATATGTGAACATTTTATCTTACTGTTTGACAATCTCATGTTATCACATACCTTATTTTTAGGAATGCTAGCATCTTTTTGTTTAAACATTATCGTTCTACCTTCTCGGCTTTTCTTCTCATGCTATAATATTGTTGGATGGCAAATTTGTCTACTTCTTACATCACTCTCTAAAAATTAATATGCTAAAAATTAACAAACCTCAAAATCGTCTAGTCATTGACAAGTGGTCATTTACCATAGTGGTggaaatatgttgaacccttgcATGACAGCGTGGGTTTAAACCCTGTCGGTGACTAATTTAACATCTAGTCTAACAAAATATatcgtttaacaaaaaaaaattgtttaatcATTTAATGTTTATCCAATGAATAAACGAAACAAGTTACGTAAAAACTAAAACTTTGACAAAGTATATTGTagttaaatgatttctgacttGGTTGATTTTTGCGAACTTGAACTTCGAAGAGTGATCGACAAAGTTGACATTTTGAATTGTCAAGCAACGTTACAAGTCAAATAAAAAAAGCTAAACGAGAATGTTCAAGTGAGAAGATTGATTGTATCTTCATAGCACAAAcatattgtggatgcaaatttccgccttcttcttcttggacaaaattgcacctacaaaacaatcaacacctttggtcaagaCCAAaaacctcacgcgcccacgatgaatggggggggggctttggctgaagaacctccgatgccaaagttagaatttagagagaaaaagtgtttagaggatttttgggagttttgcaagagtatcaACTTAgatttttagaagaaatagggtcatatatatagggaatggggtgttatttggtgattcaattagcaattaatatattaattggctaattatcataataaaagaaatgttttgggaggttatggaatgaggatggatgagacaaatttgaacttgttacctgTTTTGGGTACTtctgatttggttgatggatgattctccactgctcgcgtgtaagAGAcctggtatgcctcgagggtaaatttgtcatcttcacctaaaaatccacatgtcgttttgtgattatttttggctccacaaatgcccccacacctgttgggcttcTTGTAGGAAAGtgcaacaggtgtagagatcttcttgctctaGGAAACTTAGGAATGCTTCctgttttgatgtagattccctctttaatatgaaattagatccttctaggaaaaggaaataaatttctctcaaagcctatttaagtccaccttaagtgggttattaaatcaactttggagagtgatttattctaccctttaagagagagagagagaacttagaggatatttgttccttatcctctagcaatcttctacatcttgcctgtGTAAATGACCGTCTTTTGtagctttcttcgtcttctccgtgccgcaccAATGTAATAAAACCTTAAttttttcttgccttcttcttggatagtgctattgcggggcagCCATCGGGGTGGTGCAGCACGTTGGCTGGCCCAGGAGTCGGCTTGGCATGTGCTAAGGAGGTGGTGTGGCAGGGGCCATTGCTTGTGCTGCTCGACTTGATTAAAGCCAAGGATTAGCTCGGCATAGGCCGATGAAGTGGTGTGGCATGGGCAACGGTTTAGGCTGCCATGTCTGGTCTGCTTgccaaaaatgaggaaactgcttgagtttgatttctcagctgCCGTAGATGGAGCAGTCAAGGATAAAACTGCCAAGATTGGAGCTGCTAAAGATAAAATGTCCGATGAGTGAACTGTTATGTGCAAAAGTGGCTGCTGCCCCTGACCATTTGCTGCCTAGTTGATCTTTAAGCATTTGATCTTTTAAGCTATGTGGCCTTCTCGCACTGAAtagcttacccagatgggtgttagtgaattagtttaccctctcatactggagagtaattagtttagCCTCTCGCGCtggaaagcaattagtttaccctcttgcactggagagcaattagtttacacCATCGCGcgggagagcaattagtttaccatctcgcactggagagcaattagtttacacCATCGCGcgggagagcaattagtttaccatctcgcactggagagcaaacccatatgggtgtcgaggaattggtttaccctctcgcactggagagtaaacctatatgggtgtcagggaattggtttaccctctcgcactggagagcaattagtttatcctctcgcactggtgAGCAGACCCTTTTGGGTATCGGGGAATAGGTTTACcatcttgcactggagagcaattggtttatc encodes:
- the LOC103408293 gene encoding putative transferase At4g12130, mitochondrial isoform X1; translation: MHRFKLPLQFPKSISCSYRALHDKTQLDSAGSLASVLKSRAVVRFRGPDTAKFLQGLLTNDVRKFGEPMDEKTSTLATLNLSSVSERPMYAALLTPQGRFLYDFFLYTPPRPDTKLDRTGSAPGPDPDEGVEVFADVDASVLDELLSTLKKYRLRAKVDIENMAEELKCWQCYAGNVSGKSSSVEEPEAASVGWGAGVDHSGMSSARRNALGWQWFKDPRLDCLGFRGIFPSDTLPPLVEADKETDEQNYRLWRIENGVAEGSTEIPKGEAIPLEYNLVGLNAISFHKGCYVGQELIARTHHRGVIRKRLLPLRFLEENGEEAEQKVAPGSEVIDSATGKKVGTVTTQLGCRGLGVLRLDEAFKGSSTLTIQGQKDTRVEAIKPDWWPAEWLQQHQHQSAVA
- the LOC103408292 gene encoding LRR receptor kinase BAK1; translated protein: MGLIHFLVSLFILLACSTPPPVCGNAELGALMELKASLDPEGRVLKSWTKEGDPCSGSFEGVACNEHRKVANVSLVGKGLSGRVSPAVAELKCLSGLYLHYNNLSGEIPKEISYLTELTDLYLNINNLTGGVPSEIGNMTSLQVLQLCCNQLTGNIPTQMGSLKRLSVIALQYNKLTGQIPASLGNLGVLKRLDLSFNKFFGTIPAKLADIPSLEVLDIRSNSLSGVAPHALKRLKEGFQCENNPRLCGVGFSKLRACTSFDMDNVNAHGLPLGPNITDSTPKANPESVDVQASCNQTHCRKSTKFPKGAVVAGVIALSVTLAGAVFLALIRYRQRKQKIGNTSDPSDGRLSTDQARDFYRRSPSPLVSLEYANGWDPLADGRNGIGLSQEYLNKYWFNMEDVESATQYFSEVNLLGRSKFSSVYKGVLRDGSLVAVRSVNVTSCKSEESEFLKGLELLFSLRHENIVKLKGFCCSRGRGECFLIYDFIPKGNLSRYLDVGDGTNEVLEWSKRVAIVNGISKGIGYLHSSEATKPGIIHQNISVDKVLLDQQSNPLILDSGLPKLLADDVVFSTLKTSAAMGYLAPEYITTGRFTEKSDIYAFGVIILQVISGKLQLSSSMRSAAESCRYEEFVDANLKGKFSEPEAAALAKIALVCTHELPDNRPTMAEVIQELNNLGASS
- the LOC103408293 gene encoding putative transferase At4g12130, mitochondrial isoform X2, encoding MHRFKLPLQFPKSISCSYRALHDKTQLDSAGSLASVLKSRAVVRFRGPDTAKFLQGLLTNDVRKFGEPMDEKTSTLATLNLSSVSERPMYAALLTPQGRFLYDFFLYTPPRPDTKLDRTGSAPGPDPDEGVEVFADVDASVLDELLSTLKKYRLRAKVDIENMAEELKCWQCYAGNVSGKSSSVEEPEAASVGWGAGVDHSGMSSARRNALGWQWFKDPRLDCLGFRGIFPSDTLPPLVEADKETDEQNYRLWRIENGVAEGSTEIPKGEAIPLEYNLVGLNAISFHKGCYVGQELIARTHHRGVIRKRLLPLRFLEENGEEQKVAPGSEVIDSATGKKVGTVTTQLGCRGLGVLRLDEAFKGSSTLTIQGQKDTRVEAIKPDWWPAEWLQQHQHQSAVA